The following are from one region of the Rhodopirellula sp. P2 genome:
- a CDS encoding bL17 family ribosomal protein — MRHRRKGRVLGRSPAHRKALLRNLSSALFLTERDASLDENAPKVPGRIITTLEKAKEVRPLVEKCITLAKRSMAALEEAKKYETTAERGSDEYKKWRKSEQWTKWADARAPYVNAQRRVLQLIGDREAVSVLFDTIAERFVDRPGGYTRIMRLATPRLGDGGTRAILELVGKNDRVTRSAQRPAFEQDAPENTSAPEADAKTEEETASAS, encoded by the coding sequence ATGCGTCACCGCCGCAAAGGCCGCGTTCTCGGCCGCTCTCCAGCTCACCGCAAAGCATTGTTGCGGAACCTGTCTAGCGCCCTGTTCTTGACCGAACGTGACGCCAGCTTGGATGAAAATGCTCCCAAGGTCCCAGGTCGTATCATCACGACTTTGGAAAAGGCCAAGGAAGTTCGTCCTTTGGTCGAGAAGTGCATCACGCTCGCAAAGCGTTCGATGGCTGCTCTCGAAGAAGCCAAGAAGTACGAAACAACCGCCGAGCGTGGTTCCGACGAATACAAGAAGTGGCGTAAGAGTGAGCAGTGGACCAAGTGGGCCGACGCTCGTGCTCCTTACGTCAACGCTCAACGCCGCGTTTTGCAACTGATTGGTGACCGCGAAGCCGTTTCGGTTTTGTTTGACACCATCGCAGAACGTTTCGTCGATCGTCCCGGTGGTTACACCCGGATCATGCGTTTGGCCACACCTCGTTTGGGTGACGGCGGAACACGTGCGATTCTGGAACTCGTCGGCAAGAACGATCGGGTCACCCGTTCCGCACAACGCCCTGCTTTCGAGCAAGACGCCCCCGAGAACACATCGGCTCCCGAAGCTGACGCCAAGACCGAAGAAGAAACCGCTTCGGCTAGCTGA
- a CDS encoding DNA-directed RNA polymerase subunit alpha, protein MTMHIRWRGMELPSSLEVDRDSLTQTYGKFSAEPFERGFGASIGNSMRRVLLSSLVGSAVTQIKIRGAQHEFTSIPGVLEDVTDIVLNVKSLIVSSNTDSTRVITVERNTAGVVTGADVQTDADVEVINKDHVICTLTDDVPFMMEMVVETGRGYVPSTEHSSVDHEIGIIPIDAVFSPIVRVRYEVEATRVGQKTNYDRLILEIWTDGTINPEMALTEAAKILRKHLNPFVQYRELGPSIFSAARGGAGSPEAQLEAKLNMTLADLRLSVRANNCLESENIMTVRDLVQRTEDSLLEVRNFGDTTLNEVREKLSQYGLHLGMRVPNQPLF, encoded by the coding sequence ATGACCATGCACATCCGCTGGCGCGGAATGGAACTGCCCAGTTCGCTCGAAGTCGATCGTGACTCGCTGACCCAAACCTACGGCAAGTTTTCTGCCGAGCCATTTGAGCGTGGTTTTGGTGCCAGCATTGGCAACAGCATGCGTCGCGTGCTGCTGAGCAGTTTGGTGGGCAGTGCCGTCACCCAAATCAAAATCCGTGGTGCTCAACACGAGTTCACATCGATTCCAGGTGTTCTTGAAGATGTCACCGACATCGTCCTGAATGTCAAATCGTTGATCGTGAGCAGCAACACCGATTCGACTCGAGTGATCACCGTCGAACGCAACACCGCTGGTGTTGTCACCGGTGCTGACGTTCAGACCGACGCGGACGTTGAAGTCATCAACAAAGATCACGTCATCTGCACGTTGACCGACGACGTTCCATTCATGATGGAAATGGTTGTTGAAACCGGTCGCGGTTATGTTCCTAGCACGGAACACAGCAGCGTGGATCACGAGATCGGAATCATCCCGATCGACGCGGTCTTCAGCCCCATCGTTCGTGTTCGTTACGAAGTGGAAGCGACACGTGTCGGTCAGAAGACCAACTACGATCGTTTGATCCTCGAAATTTGGACTGACGGAACAATCAACCCAGAGATGGCGTTGACCGAAGCCGCCAAGATCCTTCGCAAACACCTCAACCCGTTCGTGCAATACCGCGAATTGGGACCAAGCATTTTCTCCGCCGCTCGCGGTGGAGCTGGTTCGCCTGAAGCTCAGCTGGAAGCGAAGTTGAACATGACTCTCGCCGACCTGCGTTTGTCGGTGCGAGCCAACAACTGCTTGGAAAGCGAAAACATCATGACTGTTCGCGACCTTGTGCAGCGAACCGAAGATTCATTGTTGGAAGTTCGCAATTTTGGCGACACAACTCTCAACGAAGTTCGTGAAAAGCTTTCGCAGTATGGGTTGCACCTCGGCATGCGTGTGCCGAATCAGCCTCTGTTTTAA
- the rpsK gene encoding 30S ribosomal protein S11, with amino-acid sequence MAKTNKKKRIRRNVSNGVAHVHATFNNTTVTITDSKGDTLCWASAGTSGFKGSRKSTPFAGQCAAQQAAEKATKFGMRDVEVRVKGPGSGRESAITALQAAGLNVKLIEEVTPIPHNGCRPRKKRRV; translated from the coding sequence GTGGCAAAGACCAACAAGAAAAAACGCATCCGCAGAAATGTCAGCAACGGTGTTGCTCACGTTCACGCGACATTCAACAACACCACCGTGACCATCACGGATTCCAAGGGTGACACGTTGTGCTGGGCCAGTGCCGGAACCAGCGGTTTCAAGGGCAGTCGCAAAAGCACTCCGTTTGCGGGTCAGTGTGCTGCTCAACAGGCTGCTGAGAAGGCAACCAAGTTTGGCATGCGTGACGTGGAAGTTCGCGTCAAAGGTCCTGGGTCTGGTCGCGAAAGTGCCATCACCGCACTGCAAGCTGCTGGTTTGAACGTGAAATTGATCGAGGAAGTGACCCCCATCCCGCACAACGGTTGCCGTCCTCGCAAGAAACGCCGCGTCTAA
- the rpsM gene encoding 30S ribosomal protein S13 — MGVDIPNDKQIQYSLTYLYGLGLYRAREVCEKLGIDPTSPASDISDEDVGRIAALLERDYLVEGPLRRQVTQNISRMREIKSYRGIRHRVSLPVRGQRTKTNARTRKGPRKTVAGKKGVKDLR; from the coding sequence ATGGGCGTCGACATCCCCAACGACAAACAGATTCAATATTCGCTGACGTACCTGTACGGCCTTGGGCTGTACCGGGCTCGTGAGGTGTGTGAAAAATTGGGCATTGACCCAACTTCACCCGCCAGCGACATCAGCGATGAAGATGTAGGTCGCATCGCAGCCCTTCTCGAACGAGACTATCTCGTCGAGGGTCCGCTGCGTCGTCAAGTGACTCAAAACATTAGCCGCATGCGGGAGATCAAATCCTACCGCGGCATCCGGCACCGTGTCAGCTTGCCTGTTCGTGGGCAACGCACCAAGACCAATGCTCGGACCCGCAAAGGGCCTCGTAAGACGGTCGCTGGTAAGAAGGGCGTCAAGGATCTGCGATAG
- a CDS encoding dihydrofolate reductase, with translation MCELSSRPDPSPSDSSASSLGPDPASQASHSGQSGDAAGEPSRSPSVRDSVPTEMGPTDRRVGCRITAVVAATPDGVIGDEQDMPWRLSSDLKRFKQATMGGALIMGRKTFESIGRVLPGRQTIVLTRQDGWNFPGTQTASGASEAIAFAAQRRIFVVGGGQIYQQWFPLCTDLWWTRVWANLSGDTRIDLPLEEFELVSQTSFPVTAKDDYPTDWLRMRRRIPSPKLAGPNPAE, from the coding sequence ATGTGTGAACTCAGCTCCCGCCCCGATCCCAGTCCGTCGGATTCATCCGCATCGTCGCTGGGGCCCGATCCAGCGAGCCAGGCCAGTCACAGCGGCCAGTCGGGGGACGCGGCAGGCGAGCCCTCGCGTTCGCCGTCCGTTCGCGATTCGGTGCCCACTGAAATGGGCCCCACCGATCGCCGTGTCGGATGCCGGATCACTGCCGTCGTTGCGGCCACCCCGGATGGCGTGATTGGGGATGAGCAAGACATGCCGTGGCGATTGTCCTCCGATCTGAAGAGGTTCAAGCAGGCCACCATGGGGGGTGCGTTGATCATGGGCCGAAAGACGTTTGAGTCGATCGGTCGGGTTCTGCCGGGGCGTCAAACGATTGTTCTCACGCGACAGGACGGTTGGAATTTCCCTGGGACCCAGACGGCGTCCGGGGCGAGCGAAGCGATTGCGTTTGCGGCCCAGCGGCGGATTTTTGTCGTCGGTGGGGGGCAGATTTACCAGCAGTGGTTCCCTTTGTGCACTGATTTGTGGTGGACCAGGGTCTGGGCCAACCTTTCCGGCGACACACGGATCGATTTGCCGCTGGAAGAGTTTGAGTTGGTTTCTCAAACATCGTTCCCGGTGACCGCCAAAGACGACTACCCAACCGATTGGTTGCGGATGCGTCGTCGAATTCCGAGCCCCAAACTTGCCGGGCCGAACCCGGCTGAGTAG
- a CDS encoding thymidylate synthase, which produces MQGYLQLLDEVLHSGIDRDDRTGVGTRSLFGRQMRFDLADGFPLLTTKKLHIRSILHELLWFLRGDTNIGYLKENKVSIWDEWADESGDLGPVYGHQWRSWEGADGKTVDQISWVENEIRTNPQSRRLVVSAWNVADVPKMALPPCHLLFQFYVSGGRLSCQLYQRSADLFLGVPFNIASYAMLTSMMAQVTGLKPGEFVHTLGDVHLYSNHFDQAREQLRRTPRSLPTFHIKRDVATITEFQFDDFELENYDPHPHIKAPVAV; this is translated from the coding sequence ATGCAAGGCTATTTGCAACTCCTCGACGAAGTCCTGCACAGCGGGATTGATCGAGACGACCGGACCGGTGTTGGCACCCGCAGCTTGTTCGGGCGTCAAATGCGGTTTGACCTGGCAGACGGTTTTCCATTGCTGACGACCAAAAAACTGCACATTCGTTCGATTTTGCACGAATTGCTGTGGTTCCTGCGTGGCGACACCAACATTGGTTATCTGAAAGAAAACAAGGTCTCGATCTGGGACGAATGGGCGGACGAGTCCGGCGACCTCGGCCCCGTGTACGGACACCAGTGGCGAAGTTGGGAGGGAGCTGACGGCAAAACAGTCGACCAGATCAGTTGGGTCGAAAACGAAATCCGCACAAACCCGCAGTCTCGTCGGTTGGTGGTTTCCGCTTGGAATGTGGCCGACGTGCCCAAGATGGCTTTGCCGCCCTGTCATTTGTTGTTTCAGTTTTATGTCTCCGGTGGTCGGTTGTCGTGCCAGCTGTATCAGCGAAGTGCGGATTTGTTCTTGGGCGTTCCGTTCAACATCGCTAGCTACGCGATGCTGACATCGATGATGGCGCAGGTGACCGGTTTGAAGCCGGGTGAATTCGTTCACACGCTGGGGGACGTGCACCTGTACAGCAACCATTTCGACCAGGCTCGAGAGCAGCTCCGTCGAACGCCGCGGTCGTTGCCGACGTTCCACATCAAGCGGGATGTGGCGACGATCACGGAATTCCAGTTTGATGATTTCGAATTGGAAAACTACGACCCGCATCCCCACATCAAAGCTCCGGTGGCGGTTTAG
- a CDS encoding class I SAM-dependent methyltransferase, with protein MNTAFVEDLLSGGRIGPRVIDLGCGPAGIPLLLSERYREAEGSEDLEGQSFAEGRLEIMAVDFSVEMLELAQFEVELAGMQDLVFLQQIDLTDPESLQEDLAQTIISNTVLHHLADPITAIQVAVRALKPGGRLFIRDLFRPESEAEIERLVELHAGSDANVDVPPEYAPAQLLRQSLWAGLTLQESRAMVASVGIPEEAVQMTSDRHWTLDWTMPV; from the coding sequence GTGAACACTGCTTTTGTGGAGGATCTTCTTTCGGGGGGGCGAATTGGCCCGAGGGTCATCGACCTGGGCTGTGGCCCGGCGGGGATCCCGTTGCTCCTGAGCGAGCGGTATCGCGAGGCGGAGGGCAGCGAGGATTTGGAGGGGCAGTCTTTCGCGGAAGGCCGATTGGAAATCATGGCAGTCGATTTCAGTGTCGAGATGTTGGAGTTGGCGCAGTTTGAGGTCGAGTTGGCTGGCATGCAGGACTTGGTGTTCTTGCAGCAAATTGATCTGACCGATCCCGAAAGTCTGCAAGAAGATCTGGCTCAAACCATCATCAGCAACACGGTGCTGCATCACTTGGCTGACCCGATCACCGCGATTCAGGTTGCCGTGCGTGCGTTGAAGCCGGGCGGACGTCTGTTCATTCGCGATTTGTTTCGCCCTGAAAGCGAAGCCGAGATTGAGCGTTTGGTCGAGTTGCATGCGGGATCGGATGCGAACGTCGACGTCCCACCGGAATACGCACCGGCTCAATTGCTGCGGCAATCCTTGTGGGCGGGGCTGACCTTGCAGGAATCTCGCGCGATGGTGGCCAGCGTGGGGATTCCGGAGGAAGCCGTGCAGATGACAAGCGACCGGCATTGGACGTTGGACTGGACGATGCCGGTTTGA
- a CDS encoding GumC family protein, with product MSRSQPDPNSTSSASRLNRRSTHFSAGSWSPSAPTESWAMVTPTEVLQSFRRRLPSIIVTTLLVTMAVVAVLIVWPNQYRSEGLMYVRLGRGALAVDPTTKTTQSVSMQESRTAEVVSIGEMIGSREIAERAVKRIGVEKINQPRTWIDRGLKDIEAFFQSDHQLTSWLPKSAGKTVGDLTPEQYQAQLERENAIKKVSQAINVQIAKNGYTVAVAGKGDDPLLVQSVVQAVMDEYGRYHVEAHSVDGSEPFFEKRAKESRDIALATRRALQETRNEMGWLSAASAEETLRERIIDLEMKLNTADSELAEAISQAEELRRQLDGTKEWVPVEVTLGIANAAGDQMRSQLYDVQIQDGEELSRVSPNHPRYKLLQEKMQQSAQLANAEREDREERREAINPVYQELETQFQTIRAKAVGLKSRRDAVNERLAATQLDLRRLNEDSTRLAELTWEAELAEDTYREHARSLEEARVNSELDELQMSDVSVIQDATLNLKKSGPMRGLLSVVGLLLGLSLGLLQAILRDSPVASTGGSRSDFSRHTAGKVRRRSKSNSAATTDTDLDDVMHEQDTIEVNEPVTAGLPNGDTVATNETTGTFNAPMPR from the coding sequence ATGAGCCGATCCCAACCAGACCCCAACTCGACCAGTTCAGCAAGCCGCTTGAACCGACGTTCGACTCATTTTTCCGCTGGCTCTTGGTCGCCCTCAGCGCCCACCGAATCATGGGCCATGGTGACTCCCACGGAAGTCCTGCAATCCTTCCGGCGGCGATTGCCCTCGATCATCGTCACCACGCTTTTGGTGACCATGGCCGTGGTGGCTGTCCTGATTGTTTGGCCCAATCAGTACCGCAGCGAAGGCTTGATGTACGTGCGGCTTGGACGCGGTGCACTGGCCGTTGATCCGACCACCAAAACCACCCAATCGGTGTCGATGCAAGAAAGCCGCACGGCGGAAGTCGTCAGCATCGGCGAGATGATCGGCAGTCGGGAAATCGCGGAACGCGCGGTGAAACGCATCGGCGTTGAGAAAATCAACCAACCTCGCACCTGGATCGACCGCGGCCTGAAGGACATCGAAGCGTTCTTCCAATCGGACCATCAACTGACGTCCTGGTTGCCAAAGTCCGCAGGCAAAACCGTGGGCGATCTGACCCCCGAACAATACCAGGCTCAGCTGGAGCGTGAAAACGCGATCAAGAAAGTCTCTCAGGCGATCAACGTCCAAATCGCGAAGAACGGCTACACCGTCGCGGTGGCCGGCAAAGGCGACGATCCATTGCTGGTCCAATCCGTCGTCCAAGCCGTGATGGATGAATACGGCCGCTACCACGTCGAAGCTCACAGCGTGGACGGTTCGGAACCCTTCTTCGAAAAACGAGCCAAGGAAAGTCGTGACATCGCCTTGGCGACACGCCGAGCCTTGCAAGAAACACGCAACGAAATGGGCTGGCTCAGCGCCGCCTCCGCGGAAGAAACACTGCGTGAACGAATCATCGACCTGGAAATGAAGCTGAACACCGCCGACAGCGAACTCGCCGAAGCGATCAGCCAAGCCGAAGAATTGCGCCGTCAACTGGACGGGACCAAAGAATGGGTCCCCGTCGAAGTCACCCTGGGCATCGCCAACGCAGCTGGCGACCAAATGCGAAGCCAACTGTACGACGTGCAAATCCAAGACGGCGAGGAACTGTCCCGCGTCAGCCCCAACCACCCCCGCTACAAATTGCTGCAAGAAAAAATGCAGCAAAGTGCTCAACTCGCAAACGCAGAACGCGAAGATCGCGAAGAGCGCCGTGAAGCGATCAATCCGGTCTACCAAGAGCTCGAAACCCAGTTCCAAACCATTCGCGCCAAAGCCGTTGGACTGAAGAGTCGCCGAGATGCGGTGAACGAACGCTTGGCCGCCACTCAGCTCGACCTGCGACGCCTGAACGAAGACTCCACCCGCTTGGCCGAACTGACCTGGGAAGCGGAATTGGCAGAGGACACTTATCGGGAACACGCACGCTCACTGGAAGAAGCCCGCGTCAATTCAGAACTCGACGAATTGCAAATGTCCGATGTCAGCGTGATCCAAGACGCGACGTTGAACCTCAAGAAGTCCGGCCCGATGCGTGGCTTGTTGTCCGTGGTTGGCCTGCTGCTCGGCCTGAGCCTTGGATTGCTCCAAGCGATCCTGCGAGATTCGCCCGTCGCTTCGACCGGCGGTTCTCGCTCCGACTTTTCGCGTCATACAGCAGGCAAGGTTCGCCGCCGCTCCAAGTCCAACTCCGCTGCCACCACTGACACGGACCTGGACGATGTGATGCACGAACAAGACACCATTGAAGTCAACGAGCCGGTGACTGCCGGCCTGCCCAATGGCGACACCGTCGCCACGAACGAAACGACGGGAACGTTCAACGCTCCCATGCCTCGCTGA
- a CDS encoding sugar transferase, whose amino-acid sequence MFSFLKKERRERLLRWKDEASLGRRRVLLLSSRQFDRELNRERLRATRRSIPFCLLTVELLAQAGSTRRNTNKQNRQLVDLLLRNLRVTDEKGILATFRYGVLLVDTPEMGGRAVLDRISRLSSEAGLEVRLHLQVHDPNGFSEDNDLDGDASGDRRAGERRKDDPADKQENWVRLAESSPAPSASIPPKTLAHSGVQSSIDDLSLAGTPQQSNQSGLWLKRAIDLAGAGVGLVLAGPAILAAVAVIKWTDGGPAFFRQTREGHNGRPFTILKLRTMIVDAEKFQAELRAESHRDGPAFKIARDPRVTKVGHFLRATCLDELPQLINVLKGDMSLVGPRPLPWHESRACERWHRRRLDVRPGLTCTWQVNKGKAVTFDDWMRMDLRYIDQLGLFQDLRLIAQTVVVPVTGRGGE is encoded by the coding sequence TTGTTTTCATTTTTAAAGAAAGAACGGCGTGAACGCCTGCTGCGTTGGAAGGACGAGGCTTCCCTCGGCCGCCGACGCGTGCTGCTGCTGTCGTCGCGACAGTTCGATCGCGAACTGAACCGCGAACGCTTGCGTGCAACTCGGCGGTCCATTCCTTTCTGTCTCTTGACGGTTGAACTGCTGGCCCAAGCAGGCTCGACCCGCCGCAACACGAACAAACAGAACCGCCAACTGGTTGACCTGCTGCTCCGCAATCTTCGCGTGACAGATGAAAAGGGAATCCTGGCAACCTTTCGATATGGTGTCCTCTTGGTCGACACCCCCGAAATGGGCGGCCGCGCGGTCCTGGACCGAATCTCACGGTTGAGCTCCGAAGCGGGGCTGGAAGTGCGCTTGCACTTGCAAGTCCACGACCCGAACGGCTTCAGCGAAGACAACGACCTTGACGGTGACGCCTCCGGCGACCGGCGTGCCGGCGAACGCCGCAAAGACGATCCAGCTGACAAACAAGAAAACTGGGTGCGTTTGGCAGAATCCTCGCCGGCCCCCTCCGCATCGATCCCCCCCAAAACGCTCGCCCACAGCGGCGTGCAATCTTCGATTGACGACCTCTCACTGGCCGGCACTCCGCAGCAATCCAACCAGTCTGGTTTGTGGCTCAAACGCGCCATCGACCTCGCCGGCGCCGGCGTTGGGCTGGTCCTGGCAGGTCCCGCCATCCTGGCCGCCGTGGCGGTGATCAAGTGGACCGACGGCGGCCCAGCCTTTTTCCGCCAAACCCGCGAAGGCCATAACGGTCGCCCGTTCACCATCCTGAAACTTCGGACGATGATCGTCGACGCGGAGAAATTCCAGGCGGAACTGCGTGCCGAAAGCCATCGCGACGGGCCCGCTTTCAAGATCGCTCGCGACCCACGCGTGACCAAAGTTGGCCATTTTTTACGGGCGACTTGTTTGGACGAACTGCCTCAACTGATTAATGTGTTGAAAGGCGACATGTCTCTGGTGGGTCCTCGACCACTCCCCTGGCATGAGAGCCGAGCCTGCGAACGTTGGCACCGTCGACGCCTCGACGTTCGCCCCGGCCTGACTTGCACCTGGCAAGTCAACAAGGGAAAAGCCGTGACGTTCGATGATTGGATGCGGATGGATCTTCGTTACATCGACCAATTGGGTTTGTTTCAAGATCTTCGACTCATCGCTCAAACTGTCGTTGTGCCCGTGACGGGGCGTGGCGGCGAATAG
- a CDS encoding glycosyltransferase family 4 protein has translation MSAVLPAKPESDDSTHTSPPIGFSGDDSLERGFSADAESLSQAFPDGSALDTKAVFLTHYIPLYQVRVLQEITRRVRDFQILLSTPIEPNRNFKLDWSGLNVQVQKTLTLRRRWRHAKAGFDDPLFVHIPYDTLAQLKRLRPDVVISHELGARSLAAARYCRRSGARLVLATFMSEHTEQGRGRLRTWARRRLIRAADAITYNGPSCREVLLSLGAKEEQLFHLPYAADDRTIASNIARPPEPQVRRRLLCIGQLSQRKGVLPLVRQASDFCATHQESLEITFVGDGPCRGELETLAAGNRTHDNAAIDSRLSIYVLGNRPAAELPQRMHDHGAIIAPTLADEWLLVTNEGMHAGMPIIGSIYAQSVTTLIQNGRNGWQYDPLATAPSSSTLDLSGALTAYLNSDDATIAEMRKNAQQDIQGYTPERSALGAIHAIQSAMNHLPPPSSGNAAR, from the coding sequence ATGTCTGCCGTTTTGCCCGCGAAACCTGAATCCGACGACTCAACGCACACCTCCCCGCCGATCGGTTTCTCCGGAGACGATTCGCTGGAACGGGGATTCTCTGCTGATGCCGAATCACTCAGCCAAGCGTTCCCGGACGGCTCCGCCCTGGACACCAAAGCCGTCTTTCTGACGCACTACATCCCGCTGTATCAAGTGCGGGTGCTGCAAGAGATCACCCGGCGAGTTCGCGATTTCCAGATTCTGCTCAGCACTCCGATCGAGCCCAATCGCAACTTCAAACTGGATTGGTCAGGACTGAACGTCCAAGTCCAAAAAACCCTCACGCTGCGCAGGCGATGGCGACATGCCAAGGCAGGATTTGACGACCCGCTGTTCGTGCACATCCCCTACGACACCTTGGCTCAACTGAAACGCCTTCGTCCCGATGTTGTCATCTCGCATGAACTGGGAGCTCGGTCACTGGCGGCGGCTCGCTACTGCCGACGCTCAGGAGCCCGGCTGGTCCTGGCGACTTTCATGAGCGAACACACTGAACAAGGCCGCGGACGACTTCGCACCTGGGCTCGCCGGCGACTGATCCGCGCAGCCGATGCCATCACCTACAACGGCCCCTCCTGCCGCGAGGTGTTGCTGTCCTTGGGTGCCAAGGAAGAACAGCTGTTTCACTTGCCCTACGCGGCGGACGACCGAACCATCGCCAGCAACATCGCACGCCCACCGGAACCCCAGGTTCGCAGGCGTCTGCTGTGCATCGGGCAGCTCTCACAACGCAAGGGTGTCCTGCCCTTGGTGCGCCAAGCCAGCGATTTCTGCGCCACCCACCAGGAGTCCTTGGAAATCACCTTTGTGGGCGACGGCCCCTGTCGCGGCGAACTCGAAACACTGGCAGCAGGGAACCGCACCCACGACAACGCAGCCATTGATTCCCGCCTGAGCATTTATGTGCTGGGCAACCGACCTGCTGCAGAGCTTCCGCAACGGATGCATGATCACGGGGCCATCATTGCGCCGACCTTGGCTGACGAATGGTTGCTGGTCACCAACGAAGGGATGCACGCAGGAATGCCGATCATCGGCAGCATCTACGCGCAATCCGTCACCACACTGATCCAAAACGGACGCAATGGCTGGCAGTACGATCCACTGGCCACTGCACCGTCATCATCGACGCTGGACCTTTCCGGCGCACTGACTGCTTACCTCAACAGCGACGACGCAACCATCGCCGAGATGCGAAAGAACGCCCAGCAAGACATTCAGGGCTACACCCCGGAACGATCGGCGCTGGGTGCCATTCATGCCATCCAATCGGCCATGAATCACCTCCCCCCGCCCTCATCGGGGAATGCTGCACGATGA
- a CDS encoding polysaccharide deacetylase family protein, giving the protein MTQALIGSLSMDLDNKWAYLRAAGREDWESTSSYLPMVTQRVVETLGELNLPLTVFLVGRDLNVDSDVQAIQTFDQLSSWEAANHSLNHLPWMHTMSEPEIESEVMTTHDRIVSTIGTRPVGFRGPGFSCPTEVLRVLIRNQYTYDASIFPTSVAPLARAVFLARTNLKGDQREKAKKLYGGFDSMRNPNRPFLRQEEVDGVVRPLQEIPVTTLPFLRAPIHFSYVTFLASFSVMAAKMYFTSSLQLCRLTGTSPSLLLHPPDFLGCEDDSDMAYFPGMKMKREKKLSFMRWALKKFARDFDVRTMLDQTQTLATTHAPVPQPATT; this is encoded by the coding sequence ATGACCCAAGCGTTGATCGGCAGCCTGTCGATGGATCTGGACAACAAATGGGCCTACCTCCGCGCCGCCGGGCGAGAGGACTGGGAGTCCACGTCGAGCTACCTTCCCATGGTCACGCAGCGCGTCGTTGAGACGCTCGGCGAGCTGAACCTGCCGCTGACCGTGTTCTTGGTGGGACGAGATTTGAACGTTGATTCCGACGTCCAGGCCATCCAAACATTCGACCAACTTTCCAGCTGGGAAGCCGCGAATCATTCGCTCAATCATTTGCCGTGGATGCACACGATGAGCGAACCCGAAATCGAATCCGAGGTCATGACGACGCACGATCGAATCGTCTCGACCATCGGCACCCGCCCAGTTGGTTTTCGCGGCCCTGGATTCAGCTGCCCGACGGAAGTGCTGCGAGTGCTGATCCGGAATCAGTACACCTACGACGCATCGATTTTCCCAACGTCGGTGGCGCCCCTCGCACGAGCGGTCTTTTTGGCACGCACGAACCTGAAGGGCGATCAACGCGAAAAAGCGAAGAAGCTTTACGGTGGATTCGATTCCATGCGAAATCCCAATCGCCCCTTCCTGCGGCAGGAAGAGGTGGACGGCGTCGTTCGTCCGCTGCAAGAAATTCCGGTCACCACGCTGCCGTTCCTGCGTGCCCCGATTCACTTCAGCTACGTCACTTTTCTGGCCAGCTTCAGCGTGATGGCGGCGAAGATGTATTTCACATCCTCGTTGCAGTTGTGTCGCCTGACGGGCACCTCGCCGTCGCTGCTTCTCCACCCGCCAGACTTCCTGGGGTGCGAAGACGATTCCGACATGGCCTACTTCCCGGGCATGAAAATGAAACGCGAAAAGAAGCTTTCGTTCATGCGTTGGGCTCTTAAAAAATTCGCTCGTGACTTTGATGTGCGAACCATGCTGGACCAAACTCAAACACTCGCGACAACGCACGCCCCTGTGCCTCAACCTGCAACCACTTAA